A genomic stretch from Arachis stenosperma cultivar V10309 chromosome 3, arast.V10309.gnm1.PFL2, whole genome shotgun sequence includes:
- the LOC130969053 gene encoding serine/arginine-rich splicing factor RSZ21 isoform X1, which translates to MARVYIGNLDPRVSERDLEDEFRLFGVLRSVWVARRPPGYAFIEFDDRRDALDAIHALDGKNGWRVELSHNSKGGGRGGRGRGSDDLKCYECGEPGHFARECRLRVGSRGLGSGRRRSPSPYYRRRRSPSYGYGRRSVSPRGRRSPKRRSISPPYRGRSYSRSPPYRHARRDSPYANGD; encoded by the exons ATGGCTCGGGTCTATATTGGGAATCTGGACCCTCGTGTGTCTGAGAGGGATCTCGAAGATGAATTTCGTTTATTTGGTGTTCTTCGGAG TGTCTGGGTTGCTCGTAGACCGCCCGGATATGCATTCATCGAGTTTGATGATAGGAGGGATGCGCTTGACGCAATTCATGCCTTGGATG GGAAAAATGGGTGGCGCGTAGAGCTTTCTCATAATTCTAAGGGAGGAGGCCGTGGTGGGCGTGGGCGTGGAAGTGATGACCTGAAATGTTATGAATGTGGTGAACCTGGACATTTTGCAAGGGAGTGTCGCTTGCGCGTTGGTTCACGTGGCCTGGGTAGTGGAAGGAGGCGAAGTCCAAGTCCTTATTATAGGCGTCGCAGAAGTCCAAGTTATGGGTATGGCCGCAG GAGTGTTAGTCCTCGTGGGAGAAGATCTCCAAAGAGACGTAGCATATCACCTCCTTATCGGGGTCGCAGCTACAGCAGGTCCCCTCCATACCGACATGCTCGGCGTGATTCACCTTATGCCAATGG AGATTGA
- the LOC130969053 gene encoding serine/arginine-rich splicing factor RSZ21 isoform X2: MARVYIGNLDPRVSERDLEDEFRLFGVLRSVWVARRPPGYAFIEFDDRRDALDAIHALDGKNGWRVELSHNSKGGGRGGRGRGSDDLKCYECGEPGHFARECRLRVGSRGLGSGRRRSPSPYYRRRRSPSYGSVSPRGRRSPKRRSISPPYRGRSYSRSPPYRHARRDSPYANGD, translated from the exons ATGGCTCGGGTCTATATTGGGAATCTGGACCCTCGTGTGTCTGAGAGGGATCTCGAAGATGAATTTCGTTTATTTGGTGTTCTTCGGAG TGTCTGGGTTGCTCGTAGACCGCCCGGATATGCATTCATCGAGTTTGATGATAGGAGGGATGCGCTTGACGCAATTCATGCCTTGGATG GGAAAAATGGGTGGCGCGTAGAGCTTTCTCATAATTCTAAGGGAGGAGGCCGTGGTGGGCGTGGGCGTGGAAGTGATGACCTGAAATGTTATGAATGTGGTGAACCTGGACATTTTGCAAGGGAGTGTCGCTTGCGCGTTGGTTCACGTGGCCTGGGTAGTGGAAGGAGGCGAAGTCCAAGTCCTTATTATAGGCGTCGCAGAAGTCCAAGTTATGG GAGTGTTAGTCCTCGTGGGAGAAGATCTCCAAAGAGACGTAGCATATCACCTCCTTATCGGGGTCGCAGCTACAGCAGGTCCCCTCCATACCGACATGCTCGGCGTGATTCACCTTATGCCAATGG AGATTGA
- the LOC130967130 gene encoding uncharacterized protein LOC130967130 — protein MASQGSVSSQKSSRRRRTLTCNCGEPPVLRWSKTPDNPGRRFWGCVYFDIGKECTFFSWADGVAEIEEAEVARLKMKISTLKAKLVYAKCKLLVAVIFGMLGWFMVILMVYLWVKNGTHLRLGY, from the exons ATGGCTTCCCAAGGCTCTGTATCATCACAAAAAAGTAGTCGGCGACGACGAACGCTGACGTGCAACTGTGGTGAACCCCCTGTACTGAGATGGTCGAAGACACCAGACAATCCCGGCCGGAGATTTTGGGGCTGTGTATACTTTGAT ATTGGGAAGGAGTGCACATTTTTTTCCTGGGCGGATGGAGTTGCAGAGATAGAAGAGGCTGAGGTTGCAAGGTTGAAGATGAAGATTTCCACCTTGAAGGCTAAATTAGTTTATGCCAAATGCAAACTGTTGGTGGCTGTAATTTTTGGTATGTTGGGTTGGTTTATGGTGATTCTAATGGTTTATCTGTGGGTGAAGAATGGAACCCATTTGAGGTTAGGGTACTAA
- the LOC130969002 gene encoding putative potassium transporter 12, whose amino-acid sequence MKVDRIEESSGSVRLLARKGSNSSGGSSESSRWVDGSEVVDWDEVPPWSRLHDGDGREGYGTTIRRRLVKKPKRVDSFDVEAMEIGGAHGHHTKDMTLWPTLLLAFKTLGVVYGDMGTSPLYVFSDVFSKVPIESDVDVLGALSLVMYTIALVPLAKYVFIVLKANDNGEGGTFALYSLICRYANVNMLPNRQQADEHISSFKLKLPTPELERALKIKETLERRATLKNILLVLVLLGTSMIIGDGILTPAISVMSAISGLQGQVKGFGTGALVGVSIAVLVALFSIQRFGTSKVGFMFAPVLALWFFSLGSIGLYNIFNYDVTVLRAINPAYVYYFFNKNGKGAWSALGGCVLCITGAEAMFADLGHFSVPAIQIAFTSVVFPCLLLAYMGQAAYLMKNPHSYSRIFYDSVPESLFWPVFVVATLAAMIASQAMISATFSCVKQSMALGCFPRLKIIHTSRKFMGQIYIPVMNWFLMIMCIIVVSIFQSTTDIANAYGIAEVGVMMVSTALVTLVMLLIWQTNLFLALCFPLLFGSVELIYMSAVLSKLFEGGWLPLAFATFFLSVMYTWNYGSVLKYRSEVREKVSSDLMLDLGSNLGTLRVPGIGLLYNELVQGIPSIFLQFLLSLPALHSTIVFVCIKYVPIPVVPQEERFLFRRVCPKDYHMFRCVARYGYKDVRKEDHHAFEQLLIESLEKFLRREAQEAALELEGALTEETDNVSVKSMDTEHHPDTDELRIPLMQGQNLEGEGTTSTSKEPASLALPLALPSSYMSSSAEDPGLEYELSALREAMESGCTYLLGHGDVRAKKNSFFFKKLVINYFYGFLRKNCRGGTANMKVPHTNIIQVGMTYMV is encoded by the exons ATGAAGGTGGATAGGATTGAGGAGAGTAGTGGGAGTGTGAGGTTGTTGGCAAGAAAAGGGAGCAACAGCAGTGGTGGGAGcagtgaatcttcaaggtgggTTGATGGGAGTGAAGTGGTGGATTGGGATGAGGTTCCTCCATGGTCAAGGCTCCATGATGGTGATGGTAGAGAAGGGTATGGAACAACAATTAGGAGAAGGCTTGTTAAGAAGCCCAAAAGGGTTGATTCCTTTGATGTTGAAGCCATGGAAATTGGTGGAGCTCATGGTCACCACACTAag GATATGACCCTTTGGCCCACCCTTCTATTAGCATTTAAGACTCTTGGTGTTGTATATGGCGATATGGGAACGAGTCCTCTATATGTTTTTTCTGATGTCTTCAGCAAGGTTCCAATTGAATCAGATGTTGATGTCTTGGGGGCTTTATCATTGGTAATGTACACAATAGCTCTTGTTCCACTAGCCAAGTATGTTTTTATAGTGCTCAAAGCAAATGATAATGGAGAAG GAGGAACGTTTGCGCTATACTCGCTGATTTGTAGGTATGCAAATGTGAATATGCTACCAAATCGTCAACAAGCTGATGAGCACATATCTAGTTTTAAGCTCAAACTACCTACTCCAGAGCTAGAAAGGGCTTTGAAAATAAAGGAGACCTTGGAAAGAAGAGCAactttgaaaaatattttgttggttttggttttgtTGGGAACTTCCATGATTATTGGAGATGGTATTCTAACCCCAGCAATATCAG TAATGTCTGCCATAAGTGGTCTACAAGGTCAAGTAAAAGGATTTGGTACAG GTGCTTTGGTTGGTGTTTCAATTGCAGTCCTAGTAGCTTTGTTCAGCATCCAACGGTTTGGTACCAGTAAAGTGGGTTTCATGTTTGCTCCAGTTCTTGCTTTATGGTTCTTTTCTCTGGGTTCTATTGGACTATATAACATATTTAATTATGATGTTACGGTTCTAAGAGCTATCAATCCAGCTTATGTATATTATTTCTTCAATAAAAATGGCAAAGGTGCATGGTCAGCTCTTGGTGGTTGTGTTTTGTGTATTACAg GTGCAGAAGCAATGTTTGCAGACCTGGGTCATTTTTCTGTACCAGCAATACAG ATTGCTTTCACTAGTGTGGTATTTCCTTGTCTCCTCCTAGCTTATATGGGCCAAGCTGCTTATTTGATGAAGAATCCTCATTCTTATTCAAGGATATTCTATGATTCTGTTCCAG AAAGTCTCTTCTGGCCAGTGTTTGTTGTAGCCACACTAGCTGCTATGATTGCCAGTCAAGCAATGATATCGGCTACATTTTCGTGTGTAAAGCAATCTATGGCTTTAGGATGCTTCCCCAGGCTCAAGATAATTCATACCTCGAGAAAGTTCATGGGACAAATTTACATCCCTGTAATGAACTGGTTTCTAATGATCATGTGCATAATTGTTGTTTCAATCTTCCAAAGCACTACTGATATTGCAAATGCATATG GCATTGCTGAAGTTGGTGTCATGATGGTTAGCACTGCCTTGGTGACACTTGTAATGCTTCTGATTTGGCAGACTAATCTGTTTTTGGCGCTGTGTTTCCCATTACTATTTGGTTCCGTGGAGCTGATTTACATGTCTGCTGTCCTCTCGAAGCTCTTTGAAGGCGGCTGGCTTCCTCTTGCCTTTGCTACTTTCTTCCTCTCTGTGATGTACACATGGAACTATGGCAGTGTATTGAAGTACCGGAGCGAAGTCAGAGAGAAAGTCTCAtcagacttgatgcttgatcttggCTCCAATCTTGGAACACTAAGAGTTCCCGGAATTGGATTGTTATATAATGAGCTTGTCCAAGGCATTCCCTCCATTTTCTTGCAGTTCTTGCTGAGCCTTCCTGCTCTTCACTCTACCATAGTTTTTGTCTGCATTAAATATGTTCCAATCCCTGTGGTTCCTCAGGAGGAAAGGTTTCTGTTTCGAAGAGTTTGCCCGAAAGATTACCATATGTTCCGGTGTGTTGCAAGGTATGGTTACAAAGATGTAAGGAAAGAAGATCACCACGCATTCGAGCAACTTCTCATTGAGAGCCTTGAGAAATTCTTGAGAAGGGAAGCTCAAGAAGCTGCCTTAGAATTGGAGGGTGCATTAACCGAAGAAACGGATAATGTCTCGGTGAAATCAATGGATACTGAACATCATCCTGATACAGATGAGCTTCGGATTCCACTTATGCAAGGTCAAAATTTAGAAGGAGAAGGAACTACTTCTACCTCTAAGGAACCTGCATCATTAGCATTGCCATTAGCATTACCTTCCAGTTATATGTCATCTTCGGCCGAAGATCCTGGTCTCGAGTATGAGCTCTCGGCCCTAAGAGAAGCAATGGAATCAGGATGCACCTATTTGCTTGGACATGGAGATGTGAGGGCAAAGAAGAACTCTTTCTTCTTTAAGAAGTTAGTGATAAACTATTTCTATGGATTTCTTAGGAAGAACTGTAGAGGCGGCACGGCGAACATGAAAGTCCCTCACACCAATATCATTCAAGTTGGGATGACATACATGGTCTGA